A genomic region of Moritella sp. Urea-trap-13 contains the following coding sequences:
- the gmhB gene encoding D-glycero-beta-D-manno-heptose 1,7-bisphosphate 7-phosphatase, with amino-acid sequence MATPAVFLDRDGVINKDKGYVSKIDDFEFIEGSIEAMQLLKLHGYLLVVITNQSGIARGYYSEDEFMTLTEWMNCSLADRGVKLDGVYYCPHHPDKGIGDYKQDCLCRKPNTGMLDSAAQELDIDFKQSFLVGDKLSDIQAGQKSQLKGNYLVSTGKVLCEKGAEVADGVFADLLSVAKMIVKG; translated from the coding sequence GTGGCAACTCCAGCTGTGTTTCTAGATCGCGATGGTGTGATTAATAAAGATAAAGGTTATGTTTCAAAAATTGATGATTTTGAATTCATCGAAGGTAGCATTGAAGCAATGCAGCTATTAAAGCTGCATGGTTATCTCCTTGTTGTTATCACCAATCAGTCGGGTATTGCACGCGGCTATTATAGCGAAGATGAATTCATGACCTTAACGGAGTGGATGAATTGCTCACTTGCTGATCGTGGCGTTAAACTTGATGGTGTTTATTATTGCCCTCATCATCCAGACAAAGGTATTGGTGATTATAAGCAAGACTGTTTATGTCGTAAGCCAAATACAGGGATGTTAGATAGCGCAGCACAAGAGTTAGATATTGACTTTAAACAGTCGTTTTTAGTGGGTGATAAGTTATCTGATATTCAAGCAGGTCAAAAATCACAGCTTAAAGGCAATTATTTAGTTTCGACAGGCAAAGTGCTGTGTGAGAAAGGCGCTGAAGTTGCCGATGGTGTATTTGCAGACCTA